One Burkholderia sp. 9120 DNA window includes the following coding sequences:
- a CDS encoding tetratricopeptide repeat protein, translating into MNRQRAQDAASSFAPVANGSAVQVAIADSLRNARALLERNDLGAARRLYEGVLTLSPDNVEALHLLGLVCLRQGDAARAEPLIARSMRAGLRQAWNFTNHGAALVGVGRYRDALAVLDEALKLDPAHPPAHTAVGDALLGLERFDEAIAAYDRSLQRAPAQAQAWSRRGAALRALGRPADALISLERALNLDANDAAAHAEHGHALREVGRHDEALRQYRLAMVICGRSPALLLATGIALTELGRATEALTILDEGLQLAPDDTALLYASCVALDMLHARAELLRRCDRLLAIDREQSTAWVGRGNALLGLDRHQEAAEAYSEALKRAPEHIDALRNHAAALCALGRHDEALDDYDRALALTGAHPELLYNRAVTLQQLSRYDEAMDSHAKAACAPADTAQHLYTRAVALQQIGEHEAALRAYVQACERDPHHGAARRSEAYCRLLMGDMATGWALHEARWHATDVALNRRHADRPLWLGVEPIAGRTVLLHAEQGYGDTLQFCRYASLVHAKGATVILQAPRELATLLASLSDVSCIVSEDDAIPPFDFQVPLMSLPLAFRTTLDTMPARGAYLHADARRRDEWRRRVDAIATPHKLKIGLAWSGNPRHNNDENRSLSFAELAPLFALDATFVSLQPQVRERDRAALAASDVVCFDDALADFADTAALINALDVVISVDTSVAHLAGAVGRPVWILLPRAPDWRWLLEREDSPWYPSARLFRQSRPGDWPAVIERVGTALLDMMPLRDVAAA; encoded by the coding sequence ATGAACCGGCAAAGAGCGCAGGACGCCGCTTCTTCGTTTGCGCCGGTGGCGAACGGGAGTGCCGTGCAGGTGGCTATCGCCGATTCGTTGCGCAATGCGCGCGCGCTGCTGGAGAGGAATGACCTCGGCGCGGCGCGGCGTCTGTACGAAGGCGTGCTGACTCTCTCGCCCGACAACGTCGAAGCGCTCCATCTGCTGGGACTCGTCTGTCTGCGTCAGGGCGACGCAGCGCGCGCGGAGCCGCTGATCGCGCGCTCGATGCGCGCGGGTTTGCGGCAAGCCTGGAACTTCACGAATCACGGCGCGGCGCTGGTCGGCGTGGGCCGCTATCGCGACGCGCTCGCCGTACTCGACGAAGCGTTGAAACTCGATCCCGCGCATCCGCCCGCTCACACGGCGGTCGGCGATGCGCTGCTGGGACTCGAACGCTTCGACGAAGCGATCGCAGCCTACGACCGTTCGCTGCAACGCGCGCCCGCGCAAGCCCAGGCGTGGAGCCGCCGCGGCGCCGCGTTGCGCGCGCTGGGTCGTCCTGCCGATGCCTTGATCAGCCTGGAGCGCGCGCTGAATCTCGATGCCAACGACGCCGCCGCGCACGCCGAGCACGGTCACGCGCTGCGTGAAGTCGGCCGTCATGACGAAGCGTTGCGGCAATACCGGCTGGCGATGGTGATCTGCGGGCGCAGTCCGGCGTTGCTGCTGGCCACGGGCATCGCGTTGACCGAACTGGGGCGTGCCACTGAGGCGCTGACGATCCTCGACGAAGGCCTGCAACTCGCGCCCGACGACACCGCGTTGCTATACGCAAGCTGCGTCGCGCTCGACATGCTGCATGCGCGCGCGGAACTGCTGCGACGCTGCGACCGGCTGCTTGCCATCGATCGCGAGCAGTCGACGGCGTGGGTGGGACGCGGCAACGCACTGCTCGGTCTCGACCGTCATCAGGAGGCGGCCGAGGCCTACAGTGAAGCGCTCAAACGCGCCCCCGAACATATCGACGCGCTGCGCAACCATGCGGCGGCATTGTGCGCGCTTGGCCGCCACGACGAAGCGCTCGACGACTACGACCGCGCGCTCGCGCTGACCGGCGCGCATCCCGAGTTGCTGTACAACCGCGCCGTCACGCTGCAACAACTCTCGCGCTACGACGAGGCGATGGACAGTCACGCGAAAGCCGCCTGCGCGCCCGCCGACACTGCGCAACATCTCTATACGCGCGCGGTCGCCTTGCAGCAGATCGGTGAGCACGAAGCCGCGCTGCGTGCCTACGTGCAGGCCTGCGAACGCGATCCGCATCATGGCGCGGCGCGCCGCTCCGAGGCGTACTGCCGTTTGCTGATGGGCGACATGGCAACCGGCTGGGCACTGCACGAAGCGCGCTGGCACGCCACCGACGTCGCGTTGAACCGGCGTCACGCCGATCGTCCGCTGTGGCTCGGCGTCGAGCCGATTGCGGGCAGGACCGTGCTGCTGCATGCGGAGCAGGGCTACGGCGACACGCTGCAATTCTGCCGCTACGCGAGCCTCGTTCATGCGAAAGGCGCGACGGTGATCCTGCAGGCGCCGCGCGAACTGGCGACGCTGCTGGCGTCGTTGAGCGACGTGAGTTGCATCGTCAGCGAAGACGATGCGATACCGCCGTTCGATTTTCAGGTTCCGTTGATGAGCCTGCCGCTCGCTTTCCGCACGACGCTCGACACGATGCCCGCGCGGGGTGCTTATTTGCACGCCGATGCGCGGCGGCGCGATGAATGGCGTCGCCGTGTCGATGCCATCGCCACGCCGCACAAGCTGAAAATCGGCCTCGCGTGGTCCGGCAATCCTCGCCACAACAACGATGAAAACCGCTCGCTGTCGTTCGCCGAACTCGCGCCGCTGTTCGCGCTCGATGCAACCTTCGTGAGCCTGCAACCGCAAGTGCGCGAGCGCGATCGCGCCGCGCTGGCGGCGAGTGACGTCGTGTGTTTCGACGATGCGCTTGCCGATTTTGCGGACACCGCCGCGTTGATCAATGCGCTCGATGTAGTGATTTCGGTGGATACGTCGGTGGCGCATCTGGCGGGCGCGGTCGGCAGGCCGGTGTGGATTCTGTTGCCGCGCGCGCCCGACTGGCGCTGGCTGCTCGAACGTGAGGACAGCCCGTGGTATCCGAGCGCGCGGCTGTTCCGTCAGTCGCGGCCGGGCGACTGGCCGGCGGTGATCGAACGGGTTGGCACCGCGTTGCTCGACATGATGCCGTTGCGTGACGTAGCAGCGGCATGA
- a CDS encoding tetratricopeptide repeat protein gives MTSNGEGTTLAIQTDSARARDEVPKPDAAQLDRLLQRARKAHTEGGLDKAEAAYAELLMLDPAHAEALHLLGAVRFQQGRLEEANALMSLSIERQPVALALTNHSAVLLGLGRTQDALSRLDEALALNPGHQRALFQRAGLLAQLGRHDDALAAYDRLFDINPGSAEALLKRSESLRALGRCTDAMVCCDRALSIAGRSFDVLRERGRVLRELGRFQHATDNYGLALSLVPGSAEVLFLRGVAFLDLHEPGNALADFNAAMAASPSFVEAIYNSSVALEQLGRHRETLARCDRVLAIEPNHAKAHANRGNAACHLGRDGDGAQSYARSLDVEPDSVGVLCNYASALISIKRYDDARQACERALALESDYVPAWFTRGRVSLETHRYEDALGDFARVLDTTPRDKLAHFHTGNALRSLRRHEEAKAAYAQAIDIDPDYVLAHCMRAFLCLSIGDFEAGWSEYEWRWRDAQLDGSRREFVQSRWTHGMPLAGRTILLYAEQGLGDTLQFCRYVPLVKALGATVVLEVQRELTGLLESLDGVDTVVMRGGPLPPFDLHCPLLSLPLEFRTEQASIPAEVPYLLADPAHVARWVERLGMSQRPRIGLVWSGNPLHLNDRNRSMPLADLLPLLDDAFDWISLQKVVRDEDQTALAASPLRHVGDQIEDFADTAALTALMDYVVSVDTSVAHLAGALGRPLAVLLPHTPDFRWMLDRDDNPWYPGARLFGQTEAGNWAPVVEAVKAALPGLVNGAGR, from the coding sequence GCGTTTCCAGCAAGGACGGTTAGAGGAAGCCAATGCGTTGATGAGCCTCTCGATCGAGCGGCAACCGGTCGCGCTGGCGCTCACCAATCACTCTGCCGTGCTGCTGGGTCTCGGGCGGACGCAAGACGCGCTGTCACGACTCGATGAAGCGCTGGCGCTCAATCCCGGCCATCAACGCGCGCTGTTCCAACGCGCGGGTCTGCTCGCGCAACTGGGCCGTCACGACGATGCGCTCGCCGCATACGACCGTTTGTTCGACATCAATCCGGGTTCCGCCGAGGCGCTGCTCAAGCGCAGCGAATCGCTGCGCGCGCTGGGGCGTTGCACCGACGCAATGGTCTGCTGCGACCGTGCGTTGTCGATAGCCGGCCGTTCCTTCGACGTGCTGCGCGAACGTGGACGCGTGTTGCGCGAGCTGGGCCGTTTCCAGCACGCGACGGATAACTACGGTCTGGCGTTGTCGCTCGTGCCGGGCAGTGCAGAGGTGCTGTTCCTGAGAGGCGTCGCGTTTCTCGATCTGCACGAACCCGGCAACGCGCTCGCCGATTTCAACGCGGCGATGGCGGCGAGCCCGAGTTTCGTGGAGGCGATCTACAACAGTTCGGTCGCGCTGGAACAGCTTGGACGGCATCGGGAAACCCTCGCGCGTTGCGACCGCGTGCTCGCCATCGAGCCGAATCATGCGAAGGCGCACGCGAACCGGGGCAACGCGGCGTGTCATCTGGGCCGCGACGGCGACGGCGCGCAGAGCTATGCGCGCTCTCTCGACGTCGAACCGGACAGTGTCGGCGTGTTGTGCAATTACGCTAGCGCGCTGATCAGCATCAAGCGTTACGACGACGCGCGGCAGGCCTGCGAACGCGCGCTCGCGCTCGAATCGGACTACGTGCCCGCGTGGTTCACGCGCGGGCGTGTGTCGCTGGAAACGCACCGTTATGAGGACGCGCTCGGCGATTTCGCGCGCGTGCTGGACACAACACCGCGCGACAAGCTCGCGCATTTTCACACCGGCAATGCGCTGCGCTCCTTGCGACGGCATGAAGAAGCGAAAGCGGCCTACGCGCAGGCTATCGACATCGATCCGGACTACGTGCTCGCGCACTGCATGCGCGCGTTTCTGTGTCTGTCGATCGGCGACTTCGAGGCCGGCTGGAGCGAATACGAATGGCGCTGGCGCGACGCGCAACTCGACGGCAGCCGCCGCGAGTTCGTGCAGTCGAGGTGGACTCACGGCATGCCGCTCGCGGGCCGCACCATCCTGCTGTATGCGGAGCAGGGCCTCGGCGACACGCTGCAATTCTGCCGCTATGTGCCGCTCGTGAAGGCGCTCGGTGCCACGGTCGTGCTCGAAGTGCAGCGTGAGTTGACCGGGCTGCTGGAGAGCCTCGACGGCGTCGACACAGTGGTCATGCGCGGCGGGCCGCTGCCGCCGTTCGATCTGCATTGTCCGTTGCTGAGTCTGCCGCTCGAGTTCCGCACTGAACAGGCGTCGATTCCCGCCGAGGTGCCGTATTTGCTGGCCGATCCTGCACACGTCGCGCGTTGGGTCGAGCGGCTGGGTATGTCGCAACGGCCGCGTATCGGCCTCGTGTGGTCGGGCAATCCGCTGCATCTGAACGACCGCAACCGGTCAATGCCGCTCGCCGATCTGCTGCCGCTACTCGACGACGCGTTCGACTGGATCAGTCTGCAAAAGGTGGTCCGCGACGAAGATCAAACAGCGCTCGCCGCGAGTCCGCTCCGTCACGTCGGCGATCAGATCGAGGACTTTGCCGACACGGCCGCGCTGACCGCGCTGATGGATTACGTGGTGAGTGTCGATACGTCAGTCGCGCATCTTGCGGGCGCGTTGGGGCGGCCGCTTGCGGTCTTGTTGCCGCATACGCCGGACTTCCGCTGGATGCTCGATCGCGACGACAACCCGTGGTATCCCGGCGCGCGACTTTTCGGCCAAACCGAGGCGGGGAACTGGGCGCCGGTGGTCGAAGCCGTAAAGGCGGCGTTGCCTGGGCTCGTGAATGGAGCGGGTCGATGA